The following are from one region of the Centropristis striata isolate RG_2023a ecotype Rhode Island chromosome 19, C.striata_1.0, whole genome shotgun sequence genome:
- the LOC131992047 gene encoding ubiquitin carboxyl-terminal hydrolase 37-like — MNSGLQSLLTLTDYIKDVSSQEVVWCSLREAKLIRKLIDILRCHRSVDSSLKLKALYWSKRAVSKQAPEFRDHHQKDAHEFLTTILDQIRNLSHLLQGVAACEDKSYTCPVEDHLVFRMQNTRTCKSCGAQSTRQEDFSNLSLNLAPGGSVQQMLQDYLMETALDFHCECGGNKSGQQSTFATLSKVLMLHLKRFHFTPFLQLEKLSDPVDLYRELLVTSAQADGWYSLASVISHLGSGGNEGHYVSDGVHPDTQLDDPADLWLTYNDAMVTETTGASVCKNGSERPTCSTKDG, encoded by the exons ATGAACTCCGGCCTGCAGAGCCTGCTCACACTGACGGACTACATCAAAGACGTCAGCAGCCAAGAGGTGGTGTGGTGTTCATTGCGTGAGGCTAAACTGATCAG AAAACTTATAGACATCTTGAGGTGCCACAGATCCGTCGACTCCAGCCTCAAACTCAAAGCACTCTATTGGTCCAAGAGGGCGGTGTCTAAACAGGCTCCTGAGTTCAGGGATCACCACCAGAAA GATGCTCATGAATTCCTTACAACCATCCTGGATCAAATCAGGAATTTGTCCCACCTACTGCAGGGAGTAGCTGCCTGTGAGGACAAAAGCTACACATGCCCTGTTGAGGACCACCTGGTCTTTAGGATGCAGAACACCAGGACCTGTAAAAG TTGTGGTGCCCAGTCTACCAGACAGGAAGACTTCAGCAACCTGTCTCTGAATCTTGCACCTGGAGGTTCAGTCCAGCAGATGCTCCAGGATTACCTAATG GAGACGGCGCTGGACTTCCATTGTGAATGCGGGGGCAACAAATCTGGCCAGCAGTCCACCTTTGCCACCCTGTCCAA AGTCTTGATGCTGCATCTGAAGCGTTTTCACTTTACTCCGTTTCTGCAGCTGGAGAAGCTGAGTGACCCCGTTGACCTTTACAGGGAGCTGTTGGTGACCTCCGCCCAG GCTGACGGTTGGTACAGTCTGGCGAGCGTCATCAGTCATCTAGGCTCTGGAGGGAATGAAG GACACTATGTAAGTGACGGGGTGCACCCAGACACGCAGCTGGACGACCCTGCTGACCTCTGGCTCACCTATAATGACGCAATGGTCACAGAGACAACCGGGGCCTCCGTCTGCAAAAACGGCAGCGAACGGCCGACGTGTTCTACCAAAGACGGGTAA
- the LOC131992559 gene encoding G2/M phase-specific E3 ubiquitin-protein ligase-like, with translation MRIKLMNKLVFLCLHQLWPSPECSTPECSQWSTTTSQPSNGQAKSLTRPHQTTTSEDQLTSSDSYITYTDIYAPGIIDSSSSDCEEGEKLPENHSDGLTAADVVSNLSLKLHSRSCSRFNINRANVWDGALRGFKQSTYDPTYTMLVRFSDDVGQIEEALDTGGPTREFLTLLIDTMKTRRIFEGKDNAKYLSFDSKALEDDEYFHVGRMIAVSMVHGGPGPRCLSPNFFLYLVGKVKAIEATIEDIHDDEVRKALLEINNTTSLTELQRLADKHSSMLQTAGCYRFMTSLDDKKRVKDDYIQWYFTYRNHLSIQRFKEGLATLDFLNALEQHPALFMPFMCYSENCVMLWRACFMCSSVHLVAPCVRRRPEH, from the exons ATGAGAATTAAGCTTATGAATAAgttagtgtttttatgtttacacCAGCTATGGCCAAGTCCTGAATGCAGTACACCAGAGTGTAGTCAGTG GTCAACCACAACATCCCAGCCATCTAATGGACAG GCCAAGAGTCTGACAAGGCCCCATCAGACAACCACCTCAGAGGATCAGCTTACTTCAAGTGACTCTTACAT AACATACACCGATATCTATGCACCTGGCATCATTGACAGCAGTTCTTCAGACTGTGAGGAAGGAGAGAAATTGCCAGAGAATCACAG TGATGGACTGACAGCTGCAGATGTGGTGTCCAATTTGTCTCTGAAGCTTCACTCACGATCCTGCAGCAGATTCAACATTAACCGGGCCAATGTCTGGGATGGTGCCTTAAGAGGGTTCAAGCAATCCACATATGACCCTACCTACACCATGCTGGTGAGATTCTCAGATGATGTTGGGCAGATAGAAGAGGCTTTGGACACCGGTGGACCCACTCGAGAATTTCTTACTCTTTTGATTGACACCATGAAGACAAGACGGATATTTGAAGGCAAAGACAATGCCAAATACCTCTCATTTGATAGTAAAG CTTTGGAAGATGATGAATACTTCCACGTTGGAAGAATGATTGCAGTCTCTATGGTCCATGGCGGTCCAGGGCCTCGTTGTCTCTCCCCAAACTTCTTCCTGTATCTCGTTGGTAAAGTAAAGGCAATTGAGGCTACAATTGAGGATATCCATGATGATGAAGTGAGGAAGGCCCTCCTTGAG ATAAATAATACTACATCACTAACGGAACTCCAGAGACTTGCAGACAAACACTCCAGCATGCTTCAGACAGCAGGCTGTTATCGCTTCATGACATCACTAGAcgacaagaagagagtcaaagATGATTACATTCAGTGGTATTTCACCTACCGGAACCATCTTTCCATCCAGAG GTTCAAAGAGGGACTTGCAACTCTGGATTTTCTCAATGCCCTGGAACAGCATCCTGCACTGTTCATGCCATTCATGTGCTACAGTGAGAACTGTGTGATGTTGTGGAGAGCTTGTTTCATGTGCAGCTCAGTCCACCTGGTAGCACCATGCGTCAGGAGGAGACCAGAGCACTGA
- the sdad1 gene encoding protein SDA1 homolog: MSGRHNNKLPNNLPQLQNLIKRDPQSYVEEFLQQYRHYQSNVQIFRLQPDKPNKELADLVMFLAQVGHCYLQQLSTFPQELSELLMSHHTMLEPDLRMTFCKALILLRNKDLIDPTGLLELFFELLRCHDKLLRKTLYTHIVADIKNINAKHKNNKVNTTLQNFMYTMLRDSNPIAAKISLDVMVELYRRNIWNDAKTVNVITTACFSKVTKILVGALKFFLGKDEDEKNESDSDSEAEGPSARDLKVRFNTGKKTSKNKKKLEKAMKVLKKNKKKKKVEVFNFSAIHLIHDPQDFSEKLLKQLEDSKERFEVKIMMMEFISRLVGIHELFLFNFYPFVQRFLQPHQREVTKILLCAAQASHQLVPPEIIEPVIMTIANNFVTDRNSGEVMTVGINAIKEVAGRCPLAINEDLLQDLALYKTHKDKNVMMSARGLIQLFRNLNPHMLHRKDRGRPTEASTEAKIKDYGELEAKDYIPGAEVLEVEEEKKEGEEDEGWESASISDDDEDGEWVDVHHSSDEETGEMAEKLQNMPAEERKTKAAAVSGSRLLTQDDFKKIRLVQLAKEVNAAPGKGQKRKNVDLDEEDDNRGELLTLRNIEKLHKKPKADKETRLATAMAGRTDRKDFVKKRTKLNPHASTSNREKRKTKNFMMMRHSQNVRTKGKRSFREKQLALRDALLKQKKQYK; the protein is encoded by the exons ATGTCCGGGAGACATAACAACAAACTGCCAAACAATCTGCCACAACTGCAGAACCTTATTAAAAGAGACCCGCAGTCATACGTGGAGGAG TTTCTGCAGCAGTATCGACACTACCAGTCCAATGTTCAGATCTTCAGACTGCAGCCTGACAAGCCCAACAAGGAGCTGGCTGATCTGGTCATGTTTCTGGCTCAG GTGGGTCATTGCTACCTGCAGCAACTGTCCACTTTTCCACAGGAACTGTCTGAGTTATTAATGAGTCACCACACAATGCTCGAGCCAGACCTCAGGATG ACTTTCTGCAAAGCGCTGATTCTCCTGAGGAATAAAGATCTGATCGACCCCACCGGCCTCCTGGAGCTCTTCTTTGAGCTGCTGCGATGTCATGACAAACTCCTCAGAAAG ACTCTGTACACTCACATTGTAGCAGATATCAAAAACATCAATGCcaagcacaaaaacaacaaagttaaCACA ACTTTACAGAACTTCATGTACACAATGCTGAGAGACAGTAATCCCATCGCAGCAAAGATTTCTTTAGATGTGATGGTGGAGCTTTACAGAAGGAACATATG gAATGATGCAAAGACAGTTAATGTCATTACAACAGCGTGCTTCTCCAAAGTgacaaaa ATCCTTGTTGGCGCTCTTAAATTCTTTCTGGGCAAAGATGAGGATGAGAAAAATGAGAGTGATTCAGATTCCgag GCCGAGGGACCATCAGCCCGAGACCTCAAGGTGAGATTCAACACCGGCAAGAAAACCtccaagaacaagaagaagctGGAAAAGGCGATGAAAGTCCTCAAG aaaaacaagaaaaagaagaaggtaGAAGTGTTCAATTTCTCTGCTATTCACCTGATTCATGATCCTCAAG ATTTCTCAGAGAAACTCCTGAAGCAGTTAGAAGACTCTAAAGAGCGCTTTGAGGTGAAGATCATGATGATGGAGTTCATATCCAGACTGGTTGGAATCCACGAG CTGTTTCTCTTCAATTTCTATCCCTTCGTCCAGAGGTTTCTACAGCCACATCAAAGAG AGGTGACAAAGATTCTCCTGTGTGCAGCCCAGGCTTCACATCAACTCGTCCCACCAGAG ATCATTGAACCTGTAATCATGACCATCGCCAACAATTTTGTGACAGACAGAAACTCCGGGGAGGTGATGACTGTGGG AATCAATGCCATCAAGGAAGTGGCAGGCCGTTGTCCGCTCGCCATCAATGAGGACTTGCTGCAGGACCTAGCCCTCTACAAGACTCACAAAGACAAGA ATGTGATGATGTCTGCCAGAGGACTGATCCAACTGTTCAGGAATCTCAATCCACACATGCTGCACAGGAAGGACCGG GGGAGACCCACAGAAGCGTCAACAGAGGCCAAGATCAAAGACTACGGAGAGCTGGAGGCTAAAGATTACATCCCCGGAGCCGAAGtcctggaggtggaggaggagaaaaaagagggagaggaggatgaag GCTGGGAGAGTGCCAGTAtcagtgatgatgatgaggatgggGAGTGGGTGGATGTTCACCACTCGTCTGATGAAGAAACGGGAGAAATG GCGGAGAAGCTTCAGAATATGCCGGCTGAGGAAAGAAAAAccaaagcagcagcagtcagcGGCAGCAGGCTCCTCACTCAAGACGACTTCAAGAAGATCCGTCTGGTTCAGCTGGCCAAGGAGGTCAACGCTGCACCAGGGAAGGgccagaagaggaagaatgtGGATCTTGACGAAGAGGACGACAACAG aGGGGAGCTGCTGACCTTGAGGAATATTGAGAAACTCCACAAGAAACCCAAAGCAGACAAGGAAACACGTCTGGCAACAGCAATG GCGGGACGGACCGACAGGAAGGACTTTGTGAAGAAGCGGACCAAGCTGAACCCACACGCCAGCACCAGCaacagggagaagaggaagacGAAGAACTTCATGATGATGAGACACAGTCAGAACGTCAGAACCAAAGGCAAACGCTCCTTCAGAGAGAAACAG CTTGCTCTACGGGATGCTCTCCTGAAACAGAAGAAGCAGTACAAGTAA